A genomic stretch from Setaria viridis chromosome 1, Setaria_viridis_v4.0, whole genome shotgun sequence includes:
- the LOC117845429 gene encoding myb-related protein Zm1, with product MGRGRAPCCAKVGLNRGSWTPQEDMRLMAYIKKHGHANWRALPKQAGLLRCGKSCRLRWINYLRPDLKRGNFTVEEEETIIRLHGMLGNKWSKIAACLPGRTDNEIKNVWNTHLKKKVALREQQKAGATSNGGAASGNDAGTPVTASSSASSSTTTNNSSGGSDSGDQCGTSKEPDAVDVPPLQLEDIDVSDMLVDAPTAAQPMLSSSCSSSSLTTCIGRGVEELIELPVIDIEPDIWSIIDGECADASGARHGDATAPCTGAAISTTSVAGEEAANDDWWLENLEKELGLWGPVGGPQDHTGLGPLVDSERDPVSTYFQTGPSNAETELLDVELEPSSAVLL from the exons ATGGGGCGAGGGCGAGCGCCGTGCTGCGCCAAGGTGGGGCTCAACCGGGGCTCGTGGACGCCGCAGGAGGACATGCGCCTCATGGCCTACATCAAGAAGCACGGCCACGCCAACTGGCGCGCGCTACCCAAGCAAGCAG GTTTGCTGCGGTGCGGGAAGAGCTGCAGGCTGAGGTGGATCAACTACCTGCGGCCCGACCTGAAGCGCGGCAACTTCaccgtcgaggaggaggagaccatCATAAGGCTGCACGGCATGCTCGGGAACAA GTGGTCTAAGATCGCGGCGTGCCTGCCGGGGAGGacggacaacgagatcaagaacgTGTGGAACACGCAcctgaagaagaaggtggcgctGCGGGAGCAGCAAAAGGCTGGCGCGACCAGTAACGGCGGAGCGGCGAGCGGTAACGACGCCGGCACGCCAGTCACCGCTTCGTCTtcggcgtcctcctcgacgACGACCAACAACAGCTCCGGGGGCAGCGACTCCGGCGACCAGTGCGGCACGAGCAAGGAGCCCGACGCGGTCGACGTGCCCCCCCTCCAACTAGAGGACATCGACGTCTCCGACATGCTGGTGGACGCGCCCACGGCGGCGCAGCCAATGCTGTCGTCGTCGTGCTCCTCGTCGTCCCTGACGACGTGCATCGGCCGCGGCGTGGAGGAGCTGATCGAGCTGCCGGTGATCGACATCGAGCCGGATATCTGGAGCATCATCGACGGCGAGTGCGCCGACGCCTCGGGCGCGCGCCATGGCGATGCAACAGCCCCATGTACGGGCGCCGCCATCAGCACCACCAGCGTAGCAGGGGAGGAGGCCGCGAACGACGATTGGTGGTTGGAGAATTTGGAGAAGGAGCTAGGCCTGTGGGGCCCAGTAGGGGGTCCTCAGGACCATACGGGCTTGGGCCCACTGGTCGACTCTGAGAGGGACCCAGTCTCCACCTACTTCCAGACCGGGCCCTCCAATGCTGAAACTGAATTGCTAGATGTGGAACTCGAGCCATCATCTGCAGTTCTGCTATGa